The Rhinopithecus roxellana isolate Shanxi Qingling chromosome 14, ASM756505v1, whole genome shotgun sequence genome includes a window with the following:
- the RTP5 gene encoding receptor-transporting protein 5 isoform X1 has product MDGAGADTWASTFTLAMAERKPQDVWVLLPEHSLVPGRLDGGGVQYLLVGLSRLQCSRCPGTWDSAHVHVLFHLWWDRAGRRGLVKMRVWGQRCKLCPAPGDCQVRPPGERPFLSRLVLHILQDCYGDGLGPSRHPREAYEGCCEACELGVCFLQKTPDPAWSANTMKGNFPATAWGGTGAVSRGKQVPISGDDLGNGGGVIAIPFSLVRTSNDQVPIAEGPAIPASLSQGASLPVTGSRGAPVIGQGSIYLSGDSVAMPGGKGFPVAIGDPLFHGPGLLGSSIQTFELKGFLFKGRGSLCSPVGVAQGWGPVSLNNGFVPAGKHTPTMFYCVGLSASGEGSLTFPSSLTGIFTNIFSEATDGPVATKEASITLPFIFTDVKDAVAEVAEGNEKEGGGQGLIPAGHDPLTETNAGGLASQVKGSLALSFPADVQGKDSFTDVSEGEEKEGGLVTAGQDAPLEAKAEGPVTVSEGSITIPFSVFDVIRHKGGGHVAYGPQGNGCVSQGYYQKRRLRSRFHKARCGCRREEDERPGCACRRPHAEPYEDFWIWVSMTVCVFWLMCMCRLNPGIYPQQV; this is encoded by the exons ATGGACGGGGCTGGGGCAGACACGTGGGCCAGCACCTTCACCCTGGCCATGGCCGAGAGGAAACCCCAGGATGTCTGGGTTCTGCTACCTGAGCACAGCCTGGTCCCAGGACGCCTGGACGGCGGTGGCGTCCAGTACCTGCTGGTGGGGCTCTCGAG GCTCCAGTGCAGTCGCTGTCCGGGGACCTGGGACTCGGCCCACGTGCATGTCCTTTTCCACCTGTGGTGGGACAGGGCCGGCCGCCGGGGGCTGGTGAAGATGCGTGTCTGGGGCCAGCGGTGCAAGCTGTGCCCTGCGCCCGGGGACTGCCAGGTGAGGCCCCCAGGCGAGCGGCCCTTCCTtagcaggctggtcttgcacaTCCTGCAGGACTGCTACGGGGATGGCCTTGGCCCAAGCCGGCACCCTAGGGAGGCCTACGAGGGCTGCTGTGAGGCCTGCGAGCTGGGGGTCTGCTTCCTCCAGAAGACCCCAGACCCTGCCTGGAGCGCCAACACCATGAAAGGCAACTTCCCTGCCACGGCCTGGGGTGGCACCGGCGCCGTCTCCAGGGGCAAACAGGTGCCCATCTCCGGCGATGACCTCGGCAATGGTGGTGGTGTCATCGCCATCCCCTTCTCCCTTGTGCGCACCAGCAATGACCAGGTGCCCATCGCTGAGGGCCCTGCAATCCCTGCCTCTCTCTCACAGGGGGCCTCTCTCCCTGTGACCGGCAGCCGTGGGGCTCCGGTCATTGGCCAGGGCTCCATCTACCTGTCTGGGGATTCTGTGGCCATGCCTGGGGGCAAAGGCTTCCCAGTGGCCATTGGAGACCCCCTCTTCCATGGCCCCGGCCTCCTCGGCAGCAGCATCCAGACCTTCGAGCTCAAAGGTTTCCTCTTCAAAGGCCGGGGTTCCCTCTGCAGCCCCGTTGGCGTGGCCCAGGGCTGGGGCCCCGTCTCCCTCAACAATGGCTTCGTCCCTGCGGGGAAACACACGCCAACCATGTTCTACTGCGTCGGCCTCTCGGCCAGTGGGGAGGGCTCCCtcaccttcccctcctccctcactgGCATCTTCACCAACATCTTCTCGGAGGCCACTGATGGCCCTGTGGCCACTAAAGAGGCCTCCATCACCCTCCCCTTCATCTTTACTGATGTCAAGGATGCCGTTGCTGAGGTGGCTGAAGGCAACGAGAAGGAAGGAGGCGGCCAGGGCCTCATCCCTGCGGGTCACGACCCCCTGACAGAGACCAACGCTGGCGGCCTCGCCTCCCAGGTCAAGGGCTCCCTTGCCCTCTCCTTCCCTGCTGATGTCCAAGGCAAAGATTCCTTTACTGACGTCTCTGAAGGCGAAGAGAAGGAAGGTGGCCTCGTCACCGCGGGTCAGGACGCCcctctggaggccaaggctgagGGCCCCGTCACTGTCAGTGAGGGCTCCATCACCATCCCCTTCTCAGTCTTCGATGTCATAAGGCACAAGGGCGGTGGCCACGTTGCCTACGGCCCCCAGGGCAATGGCTGCGTCTCCCAAGGCTATTACCAGAAGAGGCGGCTGAGGTCCAGGTTCCACAAGGCCCGCTGTGGGTGCCGCCGGGAGGAAGACGAGCGCCCTGGCTGCGCCTGCCGCAGGCCGCATGCCGAGCCCTACGAGGACTTCTGGATCTGGGTGTCCATGACCGTGTGCGTCTTCTGGCTGATGTGCATGTGTCGGCTGAACCCCGGAATCTACCCGCAGCAAGTGTGA
- the RTP5 gene encoding receptor-transporting protein 5 isoform X2 — MAGGLQCSRCPGTWDSAHVHVLFHLWWDRAGRRGLVKMRVWGQRCKLCPAPGDCQVRPPGERPFLSRLVLHILQDCYGDGLGPSRHPREAYEGCCEACELGVCFLQKTPDPAWSANTMKGNFPATAWGGTGAVSRGKQVPISGDDLGNGGGVIAIPFSLVRTSNDQVPIAEGPAIPASLSQGASLPVTGSRGAPVIGQGSIYLSGDSVAMPGGKGFPVAIGDPLFHGPGLLGSSIQTFELKGFLFKGRGSLCSPVGVAQGWGPVSLNNGFVPAGKHTPTMFYCVGLSASGEGSLTFPSSLTGIFTNIFSEATDGPVATKEASITLPFIFTDVKDAVAEVAEGNEKEGGGQGLIPAGHDPLTETNAGGLASQVKGSLALSFPADVQGKDSFTDVSEGEEKEGGLVTAGQDAPLEAKAEGPVTVSEGSITIPFSVFDVIRHKGGGHVAYGPQGNGCVSQGYYQKRRLRSRFHKARCGCRREEDERPGCACRRPHAEPYEDFWIWVSMTVCVFWLMCMCRLNPGIYPQQV; from the exons ATGGCTGGCGG GCTCCAGTGCAGTCGCTGTCCGGGGACCTGGGACTCGGCCCACGTGCATGTCCTTTTCCACCTGTGGTGGGACAGGGCCGGCCGCCGGGGGCTGGTGAAGATGCGTGTCTGGGGCCAGCGGTGCAAGCTGTGCCCTGCGCCCGGGGACTGCCAGGTGAGGCCCCCAGGCGAGCGGCCCTTCCTtagcaggctggtcttgcacaTCCTGCAGGACTGCTACGGGGATGGCCTTGGCCCAAGCCGGCACCCTAGGGAGGCCTACGAGGGCTGCTGTGAGGCCTGCGAGCTGGGGGTCTGCTTCCTCCAGAAGACCCCAGACCCTGCCTGGAGCGCCAACACCATGAAAGGCAACTTCCCTGCCACGGCCTGGGGTGGCACCGGCGCCGTCTCCAGGGGCAAACAGGTGCCCATCTCCGGCGATGACCTCGGCAATGGTGGTGGTGTCATCGCCATCCCCTTCTCCCTTGTGCGCACCAGCAATGACCAGGTGCCCATCGCTGAGGGCCCTGCAATCCCTGCCTCTCTCTCACAGGGGGCCTCTCTCCCTGTGACCGGCAGCCGTGGGGCTCCGGTCATTGGCCAGGGCTCCATCTACCTGTCTGGGGATTCTGTGGCCATGCCTGGGGGCAAAGGCTTCCCAGTGGCCATTGGAGACCCCCTCTTCCATGGCCCCGGCCTCCTCGGCAGCAGCATCCAGACCTTCGAGCTCAAAGGTTTCCTCTTCAAAGGCCGGGGTTCCCTCTGCAGCCCCGTTGGCGTGGCCCAGGGCTGGGGCCCCGTCTCCCTCAACAATGGCTTCGTCCCTGCGGGGAAACACACGCCAACCATGTTCTACTGCGTCGGCCTCTCGGCCAGTGGGGAGGGCTCCCtcaccttcccctcctccctcactgGCATCTTCACCAACATCTTCTCGGAGGCCACTGATGGCCCTGTGGCCACTAAAGAGGCCTCCATCACCCTCCCCTTCATCTTTACTGATGTCAAGGATGCCGTTGCTGAGGTGGCTGAAGGCAACGAGAAGGAAGGAGGCGGCCAGGGCCTCATCCCTGCGGGTCACGACCCCCTGACAGAGACCAACGCTGGCGGCCTCGCCTCCCAGGTCAAGGGCTCCCTTGCCCTCTCCTTCCCTGCTGATGTCCAAGGCAAAGATTCCTTTACTGACGTCTCTGAAGGCGAAGAGAAGGAAGGTGGCCTCGTCACCGCGGGTCAGGACGCCcctctggaggccaaggctgagGGCCCCGTCACTGTCAGTGAGGGCTCCATCACCATCCCCTTCTCAGTCTTCGATGTCATAAGGCACAAGGGCGGTGGCCACGTTGCCTACGGCCCCCAGGGCAATGGCTGCGTCTCCCAAGGCTATTACCAGAAGAGGCGGCTGAGGTCCAGGTTCCACAAGGCCCGCTGTGGGTGCCGCCGGGAGGAAGACGAGCGCCCTGGCTGCGCCTGCCGCAGGCCGCATGCCGAGCCCTACGAGGACTTCTGGATCTGGGTGTCCATGACCGTGTGCGTCTTCTGGCTGATGTGCATGTGTCGGCTGAACCCCGGAATCTACCCGCAGCAAGTGTGA